In Sphingopyxis sp. CCNWLW2, a single window of DNA contains:
- a CDS encoding DUF4170 domain-containing protein — MSKLHLVFGGRVADPQGLDFTDLHNLDVVGLYPDYKSAEKAWRSAAQRTVDDAEMKYVVVHLHKLLQPDAEA, encoded by the coding sequence ATGAGCAAATTGCATCTCGTGTTCGGCGGACGCGTCGCCGATCCGCAGGGTCTCGACTTTACCGACCTGCACAATCTCGACGTCGTTGGCCTCTATCCCGATTACAAGTCGGCCGAAAAAGCATGGCGCAGCGCGGCGCAGCGCACGGTCGACGATGCCGAAATGAAATATGTCGTCGTCCACCTGCACAAATTGCTGCAGCCGGACGCCGAAGCCTGA
- a CDS encoding ETC complex I subunit yields MKARIFQKPKNAMQSGRAGTQRWMLEFAPAEARKADPLMGWAGSGDTQRQLRLGFASRDEAVAYAEKNGIDVEITSTPERRLKIQAYADNFR; encoded by the coding sequence ATGAAAGCGCGTATTTTCCAGAAGCCCAAGAATGCCATGCAGTCGGGGCGTGCCGGGACGCAGCGCTGGATGCTGGAATTCGCCCCTGCCGAAGCGCGCAAGGCCGATCCGCTGATGGGCTGGGCGGGCAGCGGCGACACGCAGCGCCAGCTGCGCCTGGGTTTTGCGAGCCGCGATGAAGCGGTGGCCTATGCCGAGAAGAATGGGATCGACGTCGAGATCACCTCGACCCCCGAGCGCCGCCTGAAGATTCAGGCTTACGCCGACAATTTCCGCTGA
- the hrpB gene encoding ATP-dependent helicase HrpB, protein MQALPIDAVLPDIMAALVLKPNAVVVAPPGAGKTTRVAPAILDQPWCKGAVWLLSPRRLAARGAAERIAEEMGETVGGTVGYATRLDSKQSAATRLLVMTPGLFRNRILADPELHGVSAVLFDEVHERSLDGDFALALAIDAQQGLRDDLRLVAMSATLDGARFGALLGNAPVVRSEGKIWPLDLRHIGRRAEDRLEASVLSAVRQALADEAEGDMLAFLPGAADIERAATAVEDARLPLVVHRLHGQIDPALQRKALVRDADGRRKLILATSIAETSLTIDGVRIVIDAGLSRRPRFDKAAGIARLVTERASQASATQRAGRAARQGPGVAYRLWEAAATAGMPPFDPPEIHENDLMPVVLDCASWGIVDPRQLGWLDPPSPAAISEAKTRLQAIGALADDGRITAHGKALAAIPLPVPLAHMLLDAARAGEAEMAGRLAVLLTEPGLGGRGVDVEARLGRWRGQRNERSEGAWRLARRLATIGEKLAAGTDDVEPRSIGGWIATAWPDRVARQRAGQRGEYLSVGGRAYRIDAVDPLAGSEWLAIADAQGHAAGVRILAAAPIAQAEVEALFAGRIAQHSASSYDGMNDRVDHRRERRLGAIALTSGQAGRSENAGDDIAVRLAAVRRKGLGLIGWGPAAQALRQRASYAGIDALSTGALADSLELWLEPLLAGCRGLRDIGDRKLTDALMATLDWPARQLLEKHAPADYTTPVGSRHPIDYGADGGPTVSVRVQELFGLARHPTIGDPPVPLVLALTSPAHRPIQTTRDLVSFWNGSWHDVAREMRGRYPKHNWPDDPVNARPSLMTKAAQARRDAQ, encoded by the coding sequence ATGCAGGCATTGCCGATCGATGCCGTGCTGCCCGATATCATGGCGGCGCTGGTGCTGAAGCCCAACGCCGTCGTCGTTGCACCGCCGGGTGCGGGCAAGACGACGCGCGTCGCCCCCGCGATCCTCGACCAGCCCTGGTGCAAGGGCGCTGTGTGGCTGCTCTCACCGCGCCGGCTCGCGGCGCGCGGCGCGGCCGAGCGGATCGCCGAGGAGATGGGCGAGACCGTCGGCGGCACAGTCGGCTATGCGACGCGGCTCGACAGCAAGCAGTCGGCGGCCACACGGCTGCTCGTGATGACACCGGGCCTGTTCCGCAACCGCATCCTTGCCGATCCCGAGCTTCATGGCGTGTCGGCGGTGCTCTTCGACGAAGTCCACGAACGCAGCCTCGACGGCGATTTCGCGCTCGCGCTCGCCATCGACGCGCAGCAGGGCCTGCGCGACGACCTCCGCCTCGTCGCGATGTCGGCGACGCTCGACGGCGCGCGTTTCGGCGCGCTGCTCGGCAATGCGCCCGTGGTGAGGAGCGAGGGCAAGATCTGGCCGCTCGACCTGCGTCATATCGGCCGCCGCGCCGAGGACCGGCTCGAGGCGTCGGTGCTCAGCGCGGTGCGGCAGGCGCTGGCCGACGAAGCTGAGGGCGACATGCTCGCCTTTCTGCCCGGCGCCGCCGACATCGAACGCGCCGCGACCGCGGTCGAGGACGCTCGGCTGCCGCTCGTCGTCCACCGCCTGCACGGCCAGATCGACCCGGCGCTGCAACGCAAGGCGCTTGTTCGAGATGCCGACGGACGGCGCAAGCTGATCCTCGCGACGAGCATCGCCGAAACCAGCCTGACGATCGATGGGGTGCGTATCGTGATCGACGCCGGCCTGTCGCGCCGTCCGCGCTTCGACAAGGCGGCGGGGATTGCGCGCCTCGTCACCGAGCGTGCGAGCCAGGCGTCGGCGACGCAGCGCGCGGGACGCGCGGCGCGGCAGGGGCCGGGGGTTGCGTACCGATTGTGGGAGGCCGCGGCGACCGCGGGCATGCCGCCCTTCGATCCGCCCGAAATCCACGAGAATGACCTGATGCCCGTCGTGCTCGACTGCGCGAGCTGGGGCATCGTCGATCCGCGCCAATTGGGCTGGCTTGACCCGCCGTCGCCGGCCGCGATCTCCGAAGCGAAAACGCGCCTTCAGGCGATCGGTGCGCTCGCCGACGACGGCCGCATCACCGCGCACGGCAAGGCGCTCGCGGCGATCCCGCTGCCGGTGCCGCTCGCGCATATGCTGCTCGACGCGGCGCGTGCGGGCGAGGCCGAGATGGCGGGGCGGCTCGCGGTGCTGCTCACCGAGCCGGGGCTCGGCGGGCGCGGCGTCGATGTCGAGGCACGGCTCGGGCGCTGGCGCGGGCAGCGCAACGAGCGGTCGGAGGGCGCATGGCGGCTCGCACGCCGTCTTGCGACGATCGGCGAGAAGCTGGCGGCCGGGACCGACGATGTCGAGCCGCGCTCGATCGGCGGCTGGATCGCGACCGCCTGGCCCGACCGTGTTGCGCGGCAGCGGGCAGGGCAGCGCGGCGAATATCTCAGCGTCGGCGGCCGCGCCTATCGCATCGACGCGGTCGACCCGCTCGCGGGCAGCGAATGGCTCGCGATCGCCGACGCGCAGGGGCATGCTGCGGGCGTGCGCATCCTCGCCGCGGCGCCGATCGCGCAGGCCGAAGTCGAAGCGCTCTTCGCCGGTCGCATCGCCCAGCATTCGGCGAGCAGTTACGACGGCATGAACGACCGCGTCGATCATCGGCGCGAACGGAGGCTCGGTGCGATCGCATTGACGAGCGGGCAGGCGGGACGCAGCGAAAATGCCGGGGACGATATTGCGGTGCGTTTGGCAGCGGTGCGCAGAAAGGGGCTGGGGCTGATCGGCTGGGGGCCGGCGGCGCAGGCGCTGCGCCAGCGCGCCTCCTATGCGGGGATCGATGCGCTATCGACCGGCGCGCTCGCCGACAGTCTCGAACTCTGGCTCGAACCGTTGCTCGCGGGGTGTCGCGGGCTTCGCGACATCGGCGACCGCAAGCTGACCGACGCGCTGATGGCGACGCTCGACTGGCCGGCGCGCCAGCTTCTCGAAAAACATGCGCCCGCCGATTATACGACGCCCGTCGGCAGCCGGCATCCGATCGACTATGGCGCCGACGGCGGGCCGACGGTCAGCGTGCGCGTGCAGGAGCTGTTCGGGCTCGCACGCCACCCGACGATCGGCGATCCGCCGGTGCCGCTCGTGCTCGCGCTGACCTCGCCCGCGCACCGCCCGATCCAGACGACGCGCGACCTCGTCTCCTTCTGGAACGGCAGCTGGCACGATGTGGCGCGCGAGATGCGCGGGCGCTATCCCAAGCACAATTGGCCCGACGATCCGGTGAACGCGCGGCCAAGCCTGATGACCAAAGCGGCGCAGGCGCGGCGCGATGCGCAATAG
- a CDS encoding DUF1801 domain-containing protein: MMGPAAESPDAYIAALSGWQRERCEMMRAAIMAAAHFDETIKWTNLVFMANGPCILIRAEEHRVLLGFWRGKRLREVDPRIKASGKYELGNLVMVAATEVTAEEVSRLAAEAFRLNAELGNPAARS; encoded by the coding sequence ATGATGGGCCCAGCGGCGGAAAGCCCCGACGCCTATATCGCCGCGCTGTCGGGCTGGCAGCGCGAACGCTGCGAAATGATGCGTGCGGCGATCATGGCGGCCGCACACTTTGACGAAACGATCAAATGGACCAACCTCGTCTTCATGGCGAACGGTCCGTGCATCCTGATCCGCGCCGAGGAGCATCGCGTGCTGCTCGGCTTCTGGCGTGGCAAAAGGCTGCGCGAGGTCGATCCGCGTATCAAGGCCAGCGGTAAGTATGAACTGGGCAATCTGGTGATGGTCGCGGCGACCGAGGTCACCGCTGAGGAGGTATCGCGTCTTGCCGCCGAAGCCTTTCGACTGAACGCCGAACTGGGCAACCCTGCGGCGCGTAGCTGA
- a CDS encoding polyprenyl synthetase family protein, giving the protein MTAEIHQLHGDRPPSLDPMMALVAADMNEVNSVILDRMQSEVPLIPELAGHLIAGGGKRMRPMLTLACGKLLDYPGRRHCKLAAAVEFIHTATLLHDDVVDKSDLRRGRETANLIWGNSASVLVGDFLFSRAFEVMVEDGSLKVLKILSRASAVIAEGEVNQLSAQRRIETSEDQYLAIINAKTAELFAAACKIAAVVAERDEATEAALDAYGRNLGIAFQLVDDAIDYVSDAETMGKGVGDDFRDGKVTLPVILAYARGSAEEREFWKLAITGHKTSDEDLAYATSLLHKHDAIADTLARARHYGQRAVDAIGGFSASQAKSALTEAVAFAVARAY; this is encoded by the coding sequence ATGACTGCGGAAATCCATCAGCTCCACGGCGACCGCCCGCCTTCGCTCGACCCGATGATGGCGCTTGTCGCCGCCGACATGAACGAGGTGAATTCGGTCATTCTCGACCGGATGCAGTCCGAAGTGCCGCTGATCCCCGAGCTCGCGGGCCACCTGATCGCAGGCGGCGGCAAGCGGATGCGCCCGATGCTGACGCTCGCGTGCGGCAAGTTGCTCGACTATCCGGGGCGCCGCCATTGCAAGCTCGCCGCCGCGGTCGAATTCATCCACACCGCAACCTTGCTCCACGACGATGTCGTCGACAAATCGGACCTCCGCCGCGGCCGCGAGACCGCGAACCTCATCTGGGGCAACAGCGCGTCGGTGCTTGTCGGCGACTTCCTGTTCAGCCGCGCGTTCGAGGTGATGGTCGAGGATGGCTCGCTGAAGGTGCTAAAGATCCTGTCGCGTGCGTCGGCAGTGATCGCCGAGGGCGAGGTCAACCAGCTCTCAGCGCAGCGCCGGATCGAAACGAGCGAGGACCAGTATCTCGCGATCATCAACGCCAAGACCGCCGAACTGTTTGCCGCGGCATGCAAGATCGCCGCGGTCGTCGCCGAGCGCGACGAGGCGACCGAAGCCGCGCTCGACGCCTATGGCCGCAACCTCGGGATCGCGTTCCAGCTCGTCGACGATGCGATCGACTATGTTTCGGACGCCGAAACGATGGGTAAGGGCGTCGGCGACGACTTCCGCGACGGCAAGGTCACGCTGCCCGTCATCCTCGCTTACGCGCGCGGCAGCGCCGAGGAGCGGGAGTTTTGGAAGCTCGCGATCACCGGCCACAAGACGTCGGACGAGGATCTCGCTTACGCGACGAGCCTCCTTCACAAGCATGACGCGATCGCCGATACGCTCGCGCGCGCGCGCCATTACGGCCAGCGTGCGGTGGATGCGATCGGGGGGTTCAGCGCCAGCCAGGCAAAGTCGGCGTTGACCGAAGCGGTCGCCTTCGCGGTCGCACGCGCTTATTGA
- a CDS encoding chorismate mutase: MDDQLSRYRQSIDNIDAALVYMLAERFKVTKAVGELKAREGLPPADPGREERQIERLRELARDADLDPDFTEKFLRFIIDEVIRHHQQAKREQSA, translated from the coding sequence ATGGACGACCAACTGAGCCGCTATCGCCAGAGCATCGACAATATCGACGCTGCGCTCGTCTATATGCTCGCCGAACGCTTCAAGGTGACCAAGGCGGTCGGCGAGCTCAAGGCGCGCGAGGGCCTGCCCCCCGCCGACCCCGGCCGCGAGGAGCGCCAGATCGAACGGCTGCGTGAGCTGGCCCGAGACGCCGACCTCGACCCCGATTTCACCGAGAAATTCCTTCGCTTCATCATCGACGAAGTGATCCGCCATCACCAGCAAGCCAAGCGCGAGCAAAGCGCGTGA
- a CDS encoding glutathione S-transferase N-terminal domain-containing protein yields MSLDHPIFARWPAQYPDRIQLFSAPTPNGVKAGIMLEETGLAYEPHRIDIMANESHDPAFLALNPNGKIPALYDPQGPGGKPLALFESGAILIYLADKSGQFLSADPAERYETIQWVMWQMGGVGPMFGQLGFFHKFAGREYEDKRPRDRYAAESARLLGVLDARLADRTWVMGDDYSIADISLLGWVRNLIGFYDAAEIVGFDRFSHVQRWLDAGLARPAVQRGLEVTAA; encoded by the coding sequence GTGAGCCTCGATCATCCGATCTTCGCACGCTGGCCGGCGCAATACCCCGACCGGATCCAGCTTTTCTCCGCGCCGACGCCGAACGGCGTGAAGGCGGGCATCATGCTCGAGGAAACCGGCCTCGCTTACGAACCGCACCGGATCGACATCATGGCGAACGAAAGCCACGACCCGGCCTTCCTCGCGCTCAACCCCAATGGCAAGATCCCGGCGCTCTACGATCCGCAAGGCCCGGGCGGAAAGCCGCTCGCGCTGTTCGAATCGGGCGCGATCCTGATCTACCTCGCCGACAAGAGCGGGCAGTTCCTGTCCGCCGATCCGGCAGAGCGCTACGAGACGATCCAGTGGGTGATGTGGCAGATGGGCGGCGTCGGCCCGATGTTCGGCCAGCTCGGCTTTTTCCACAAATTCGCCGGCCGCGAATATGAGGACAAGCGCCCGCGCGACCGCTACGCGGCCGAATCCGCGCGCCTGCTCGGCGTACTCGACGCGCGGCTGGCGGACCGGACGTGGGTCATGGGCGACGACTATAGCATCGCCGACATTTCGCTGCTCGGCTGGGTCCGCAACCTCATCGGCTTTTACGACGCAGCCGAAATTGTCGGCTTCGACCGGTTCTCGCATGTCCAGCGCTGGCTCGATGCGGGTCTGGCTCGCCCTGCTGTCCAACGCGGGCTGGAGGTAACGGCAGCGTAA
- a CDS encoding sensor histidine kinase translates to MIAIAALWISVLLIGGGFALDRVLTGAITRNFDSSLEYVLIAMIRSSEIGPDGEVRLVEPLGDQRFLEPYSGLYWQISGGNQEPYRSRSLWERSLKAPTPHVDNHIHTYDSNQFPDEELRVLERNVILPGSKTNWRFQIAQSREALDTQNRAVRATLIPSLALLGLGLIILAALQTFYGLWPLRHIRRAIAAMRGGQNRRVDAPLPLEVQPMVDELNALLAHNEKQAEEARLHAGNLAHALKTPLTVLVNSATSSDTELAETVRREAATMQRQVDHHLARARAVGRRGAAQARATVWDSVNSVSRAVAALYPDARLDAAGDKTVVVRVERQDLDELVGNLLENAAKYGGGSVFVTIQRDGNMAEILIEDDGAGISPDDRDRVIDRGVRLDSGKPGTGLGLAIVRDVAEIYGGSIALEESEDLGGLLVRLRLPAG, encoded by the coding sequence ATGATCGCGATCGCAGCGCTGTGGATTTCGGTGCTGCTGATCGGCGGCGGCTTCGCGCTCGACCGCGTGCTGACGGGGGCGATCACGCGCAACTTCGATTCGAGCCTCGAATATGTGCTGATCGCGATGATCCGTTCATCGGAAATCGGCCCAGACGGCGAGGTGCGGCTGGTCGAACCGCTCGGCGACCAGCGCTTCCTCGAACCCTATAGCGGCCTTTACTGGCAGATCAGCGGGGGCAATCAGGAACCCTATCGCTCGCGCTCGCTGTGGGAACGGTCGCTCAAGGCGCCGACACCGCATGTCGACAACCATATCCACACGTACGACAGTAACCAGTTTCCCGACGAGGAATTGCGCGTGCTCGAACGCAACGTCATCCTGCCGGGCAGCAAGACCAACTGGCGGTTCCAGATTGCCCAGTCGCGCGAAGCGCTTGACACCCAGAATCGTGCGGTGCGTGCCACGCTGATTCCCAGCCTCGCGCTGCTCGGTCTCGGCCTCATCATCCTCGCCGCGCTTCAGACCTTCTACGGCCTGTGGCCGCTGCGGCATATCCGCCGCGCGATCGCGGCGATGCGCGGCGGGCAGAACCGCCGCGTCGATGCGCCCTTGCCGCTAGAGGTGCAACCGATGGTCGACGAACTCAACGCGCTGCTCGCGCATAACGAGAAACAGGCCGAGGAGGCGCGGCTGCACGCGGGCAACCTCGCGCATGCGCTGAAGACGCCGCTCACCGTCCTCGTGAACAGCGCGACGAGCTCGGATACGGAGCTCGCCGAAACCGTGCGGCGCGAGGCGGCGACGATGCAGCGGCAGGTCGACCACCACCTCGCCCGCGCGCGCGCGGTCGGGCGGCGCGGCGCGGCGCAGGCGCGCGCGACCGTCTGGGACAGCGTGAACAGCGTATCGCGTGCGGTCGCCGCGCTCTATCCCGATGCGCGGCTCGACGCGGCCGGCGACAAGACCGTCGTCGTGCGGGTCGAGCGGCAGGATCTCGATGAACTCGTCGGAAACCTGCTCGAAAATGCCGCCAAATATGGCGGGGGCAGCGTTTTCGTCACGATCCAGCGCGACGGGAATATGGCGGAAATCCTGATCGAGGACGATGGTGCGGGCATTTCTCCCGACGACCGCGACCGCGTCATCGACCGCGGCGTCCGCCTCGACAGCGGCAAGCCGGGCACGGGCCTGGGGCTCGCGATCGTGCGCGACGTCGCCGAAATCTATGGCGGCAGCATCGCACTCGAGGAGAGCGAGGATCTTGGCGGATTGCTCGTGCGGTTGAGGCTGCCGGCGGGATAG
- a CDS encoding response regulator transcription factor encodes MRILIVEDEPTLGPQLKATLEGAGYAVDLATDGEDGHFLGSTENYDAAILDLGLPEIDGLTVLDRWRREKRNFPVLVLTARDSWSDKVAGLDAGADDYLAKPFQTEELIARLRALIRRAAGNASSELTAGPVRLDTRSGRVTLAGEPVKLTAQEYKLLSYLLHHKGKVVSRTELIEHIYDQDFDRDSNTIEVFVTRIRKKLGADIITTIRGLGYQLDDPQ; translated from the coding sequence ATGCGGATCTTGATTGTCGAAGACGAGCCCACGCTGGGCCCGCAGCTGAAGGCGACGCTGGAGGGGGCAGGCTATGCCGTCGATCTCGCGACCGATGGTGAGGACGGGCATTTCCTCGGGTCGACCGAAAATTACGACGCCGCGATCCTCGATCTCGGCCTGCCCGAAATCGATGGGCTCACCGTGCTCGACCGCTGGCGCCGTGAAAAGCGCAACTTTCCGGTGCTCGTCCTGACCGCGCGCGACAGCTGGTCCGACAAGGTTGCCGGGCTCGATGCCGGCGCCGACGATTATCTGGCCAAGCCATTCCAGACCGAAGAGTTGATCGCCCGCTTGCGCGCGCTGATCCGCCGCGCCGCGGGCAATGCATCGAGCGAGCTGACGGCGGGTCCGGTGCGCCTCGACACGCGCTCGGGCCGCGTCACGCTCGCGGGCGAGCCGGTGAAGCTGACCGCGCAGGAATATAAGCTGCTGTCGTACCTGCTCCATCACAAGGGCAAGGTCGTGTCGCGCACCGAACTGATCGAGCATATTTACGATCAGGATTTCGACCGCGATTCGAACACGATCGAGGTGTTCGTGACGCGTATCCGAAAGAAACTGGGCGCCGACATCATCACGACGATCCGCGGCCTCGGTTATCAGCTCGACGATCCGCAGTAA
- a CDS encoding HU family DNA-binding protein — translation MNKQDLIAAVADSSGLTKGDASKAVEAVFDAITGSLKKGGEVRLVGFGTFAVSKRKASTGRNPRTGETMTIAASNQPKFKAGKALKDAVN, via the coding sequence ATGAACAAACAAGACCTGATCGCCGCCGTCGCTGACTCGAGCGGCCTGACCAAGGGTGACGCGAGCAAAGCGGTTGAAGCCGTGTTCGACGCAATCACCGGTTCGCTGAAGAAGGGCGGCGAAGTCCGTCTCGTCGGCTTCGGCACCTTCGCAGTCAGCAAGCGCAAGGCATCGACCGGCCGCAACCCGCGCACCGGCGAAACGATGACCATCGCGGCGTCGAACCAGCCGAAGTTCAAGGCCGGTAAGGCCCTCAAGGACGCCGTCAACTAA
- the lon gene encoding endopeptidase La: protein MTQSYPLLPLRDIVVFPHMIVPLFVGRDRSVAALETAMESDKEIFLVAQLDPGEDDPQRDDLYDVGVIATVLQLLKLPDGTVRVLVEGKERAKLLALTTEDKAVMASVKPVGDTIDDSVDTAALMRSVVDQFENYAKLNKKMPAETAVQLSQIEDASRLADSVAGNLNIKVSDKQALLVEDAPSKRLEMVFAFMEGELGVLQVEKKIRGRVKRQMEKSQREYYLNEQLKAIQRELGNDNGEGGDDLAELQLKIDSLKMSKEAKAKAQAEMKKLRAMAPMSAEATVVRNYLDTLIGLPWGKKSKLKKDIAKAQEVLDDDHYALEKVKDRIVEYLAVQARTNKLKGPILCLVGPPGVGKTSLGKSIAKATGREFIRQSLGGVRDEAEIRGHRRTYIGSLPGKIVTNLKKAGTMNPLFLLDEIDKLGQDFRGDPASALLEVLDPEQNGKFQDHYLEVDVDLSDVMFVTTANSLNLPQPLLDRMEIIRLEGYTEDEKVEIAKLHLIAKQVEAHGLKAGEFELTEEGLRDLIRYYTREAGVRTLEREIARLARKALRRILEGKAESVTVTPENLAEFAGVRKFRHGMGDLEDQVGAVTGLAWTEVGGELLTIEAVTASGKGQVRTTGKLGEVMTESVQAALSFVKARAPAYGIKPSLFARKDIHIHLPEGAVPKDGPSAGVGMVTAMISTLTGIAVRRDVAMTGEVTLRGRVLAIGGLKEKLLAALRGGIKTVLIPEENEKDLVEIPANITTGLKIIPVSHVDQVLAEALVSPVVPIEWTEADELAASPPVPSGTDPETAIRH, encoded by the coding sequence ATGACGCAATCTTATCCTCTTCTTCCGCTTCGTGACATCGTCGTTTTCCCGCACATGATCGTGCCGTTGTTCGTCGGCCGCGACCGTTCGGTCGCCGCGCTCGAAACCGCGATGGAGAGCGACAAGGAAATCTTCCTCGTCGCGCAGCTCGATCCGGGCGAGGACGACCCGCAGCGCGACGATCTGTACGACGTCGGCGTGATCGCCACCGTGCTCCAGCTGCTGAAGCTGCCCGACGGCACCGTCCGCGTGCTCGTCGAGGGCAAGGAGCGCGCGAAGCTGCTCGCGCTCACCACCGAAGACAAGGCTGTGATGGCGAGCGTGAAGCCGGTCGGCGACACGATCGACGACAGCGTCGATACCGCCGCGCTGATGCGCTCGGTGGTCGACCAGTTCGAAAATTACGCCAAGCTCAACAAGAAGATGCCCGCCGAAACCGCGGTGCAACTGTCGCAGATCGAGGACGCCTCGCGTCTCGCCGATTCGGTTGCGGGCAATCTCAACATCAAGGTCTCGGACAAGCAGGCGTTGCTCGTCGAGGATGCGCCGTCGAAGCGGCTCGAAATGGTCTTCGCCTTCATGGAGGGCGAGCTCGGCGTGCTGCAGGTCGAAAAGAAGATCCGCGGCCGCGTGAAGCGCCAGATGGAAAAGAGCCAGCGCGAATATTATCTCAACGAGCAGTTGAAGGCGATCCAGCGCGAGCTCGGCAACGACAATGGCGAGGGCGGCGATGACCTTGCCGAACTGCAGCTCAAGATCGACAGCCTCAAAATGTCGAAGGAAGCCAAGGCCAAGGCGCAGGCTGAAATGAAAAAGCTGCGTGCGATGGCGCCGATGTCGGCCGAGGCGACCGTTGTCCGCAACTATCTCGACACGCTGATCGGCCTGCCGTGGGGCAAGAAATCGAAGCTCAAGAAGGATATCGCGAAGGCGCAGGAAGTCCTCGACGACGACCATTATGCGCTCGAAAAGGTCAAGGACCGGATCGTCGAATATCTGGCGGTCCAGGCGCGCACCAACAAGCTGAAGGGGCCGATCCTCTGCCTCGTCGGACCTCCGGGCGTCGGCAAGACCAGCCTCGGCAAGTCGATCGCCAAGGCGACCGGGCGCGAGTTCATTCGCCAGTCGCTGGGCGGCGTGCGCGACGAGGCCGAAATCCGCGGCCACCGCCGTACCTACATTGGCTCGCTGCCGGGCAAGATCGTGACCAACCTCAAAAAAGCCGGCACGATGAACCCGCTGTTCCTGCTCGACGAAATCGACAAGCTCGGCCAGGATTTCCGCGGCGATCCGGCATCCGCGCTGCTCGAGGTGCTCGACCCCGAACAGAATGGCAAGTTTCAGGACCATTATCTGGAGGTCGACGTCGACCTCAGCGACGTGATGTTTGTCACCACCGCGAACTCGCTCAACCTGCCGCAGCCCTTGCTCGACCGCATGGAGATCATCCGGCTCGAAGGCTATACCGAGGATGAGAAGGTCGAGATCGCGAAGCTGCACCTGATCGCAAAGCAGGTCGAGGCGCACGGGCTGAAGGCCGGCGAGTTCGAGCTGACCGAAGAAGGGCTGCGCGACCTCATCCGCTATTACACCCGCGAAGCTGGCGTCCGCACGCTCGAGCGCGAGATTGCGCGCCTCGCGCGCAAGGCGCTACGCCGGATCCTCGAAGGCAAGGCCGAAAGCGTCACCGTGACGCCGGAGAATCTTGCCGAATTCGCGGGCGTGCGCAAATTCCGCCACGGCATGGGCGATCTGGAGGACCAGGTGGGCGCCGTCACGGGGCTGGCATGGACCGAGGTCGGCGGCGAATTGCTGACGATCGAAGCCGTGACCGCATCGGGCAAGGGTCAGGTCCGCACCACGGGCAAGCTCGGTGAAGTGATGACCGAATCGGTCCAGGCGGCGCTGTCATTCGTGAAGGCGCGTGCCCCGGCCTATGGTATCAAGCCCAGCCTGTTCGCGCGCAAGGACATCCACATCCACCTGCCCGAAGGCGCCGTGCCGAAGGACGGACCGTCGGCGGGCGTCGGCATGGTCACCGCGATGATTTCGACGCTGACCGGGATCGCGGTGCGCCGCGATGTCGCGATGACTGGCGAAGTCACGCTGCGCGGGCGCGTGCTTGCGATCGGCGGCCTCAAGGAAAAGTTGCTCGCGGCGCTGCGCGGCGGCATCAAGACGGTGCTGATCCCCGAAGAAAACGAGAAGGACCTCGTTGAAATTCCGGCGAATATCACGACCGGGTTGAAGATCATCCCGGTCAGCCACGTCGATCAGGTGCTGGCCGAAGCGCTGGTTTCGCCTGTCGTGCCGATCGAATGGACCGAGGCCGACGAGCTTGCCGCGTCGCCACCGGTTCCCTCGGGCACCGACCCCGAAACGGCGATTCGGCACTGA
- a CDS encoding YbaB/EbfC family nucleoid-associated protein — MKSIEEMMKAAQEAAATVQAQMQEAQAKLDSVEVEGVSGGGLVRIRASAKGRIKQISIDDSLIVPADKQMLEDLLAAAFNDAREKADAASNEEMGKMTSGLPLPPGFKLPF, encoded by the coding sequence ATGAAATCGATCGAAGAAATGATGAAGGCGGCGCAGGAAGCGGCCGCCACGGTGCAGGCGCAGATGCAGGAGGCGCAGGCGAAGCTCGACAGCGTCGAGGTCGAAGGCGTGTCGGGCGGCGGTCTGGTACGGATTCGTGCGAGCGCCAAGGGCCGCATCAAGCAAATTTCGATCGACGACAGCCTGATCGTGCCCGCCGACAAGCAAATGCTCGAAGATCTGCTCGCCGCCGCGTTCAACGACGCGCGCGAAAAGGCCGATGCGGCGAGCAACGAAGAAATGGGCAAGATGACGAGCGGCCTGCCGCTCCCACCGGGCTTCAAGCTGCCGTTTTGA